In Capsicum annuum cultivar UCD-10X-F1 chromosome 8, UCD10Xv1.1, whole genome shotgun sequence, the genomic window NNNNNNNNNNNNNNNNNNNNNNNNNNNNNNNNNNNNNNNNNNNNNNNNNNNNNNNNNNNNNNNNNNNNNNNNNNNNNNNNNNNNNNNNNNNNNNNNNNNNNNNNNNNNNNNNNNNNNNNNNNNNNNNNNNNNNNNNNNNNNNNNNNNNNNNNNNNNNNNNNNNNNNNNNNNNNNNNNNNNNNNNNNNNNNNNNNNNNNNNNNNNNNNNNNNNNNNNNNNNNNNNNNNNNNNNNNNNNNNNNNNNNNNNNNNNNNNNNNNNNNNNNNNNNNNNNNNNNNNNNNNNNNNNNNNNNNNNNNNNNNNNNNNNNNNNNNNNNNNNNNNNNNNNNNNNNNNNNNNNNNNNNNNNNNNNNNNNNNNNNNNNNNNNNNNNNNNNNNNNNNNNNNNNNNNNNNNNNNNNNNNNNNNNNNNNNNNNNNNNNNNNNNNNNNNNNNNNNNNNNNNNNNNNNNNNNNNNNNNNNNNNNNNNNNNNNNNNNNNNNNNNNNNNNNNNNNNNNNNNNNNNNNNNNNNNNNNNNNNNNNNNNNNNNNNNNNNNNNNNNNNNNNNNNNNNNNNNNNNNNNNNNNNNNNNNNNNNNNNNNNNNNNNNNNNNNNNNNNNNNNNNNNNNNNNNNNNNNNNNNNNNNNNNNNNNNNNNNNNNNNNNNNNNNNNNNNNNNNNNNNNNNNNNNNNNNNNNNNNNNNNNNNNNNNNNNNNNNNNNNNNNNNNNNNNNNNNNNNNNNNNNNNNNNNNNNNNNNNNNNNNNNNNNNNNNNNNNNNNNNNNNNNNNNNNNNNNNNNNNNNNNNNNNNNNNNNNNNNNNNNNNNNNNNNNNNNNNNNNNNNNNNNNNNNNNNNNNNNNNNNNNNNNNNNNNNNNNNNNNNNNNNNNNNNNNNNNNNNNNNNNNNNNNNNNNNNNNNNNNNNNNNNNNNNNNNNNNNNNNNNNNNNNNNNNNNNNNNNNNNNNNNNNNNNNNNNNNNNNNNNNNNNNNNNNNNNNNNNNNNNNNNNNNNNNNNNNNNNNNNNNNNNNNNNNNNNNNNNNNNNNNNNNNNNNNNNNNNNNNNNNNNNNNNNNNNNNNNNNNNNNNNNNNNNNNNNNNNNNNNNNNNNNNNNNNNNNNNNNNNNNNNNNNNNNNNNNNNNNNNNNNNNNNNNNNNNNNNNNNNNNNNNNNNNNNNNNNNNNNNNNNNNNNNNNNNNNNNNNNNNNNNNNNNNNNNNNNNNNNNNNNNNNNNNNNNNNNNNNNNNNNNNNNNNNNNNNNNNNNNNNNNNNNNNNNNNNNNNNNNNNNNNNNNNNNNNNNNNNNNNNNNNNNNNNNNNNNNNNNNNNNNNNNNNNNNNNNNNNNNNNNNNNNNNNNNNNNNNNNNNNNNNNNNNNNNNNNNNNNNNNNNNNNNNNNNNNNNNNNNNNNNNNNNNNNNNNNNNNNNNNNNNNNNNNNNNNNNNNNNNNNNNNNNNNNNNNNNNNNNNNNNNNNNNNNNNNNNNNNNNNNNNNNNNNNNNNNNNNNNNNNNNNNNNNNNNNNNNNNNNNNNNNNNNNNNNNNNNNNNNNNNNNNNNNNNNNNNNNNNNNNNNNNNNNNNNNNNNNNNNNNNNNNNNNNNNNNNNNNNNNNNNNNNNNNNNNNNNNNNNNNNNNNNNNNNNNNNNNNNNNNNNNNNNNNNNNNNNNNNNNNNNNNNNNNNNNNNNNNNNNNNNNNNNNNNNNNNNNNNNNNNNNNNNNNNNNNNNNNNNNNNNNNNNNNNNNNNNNNNNNNNNNNNNNNNNNNNNNNNNNNNNNNNNNNNNNNNNNNNNNNNNNNNNNNNNNNNNNNNNNNNNNNNNNNNNNNNNNNNNNNNNNNNNNNNNNNNNNNNNNNNNNNNNNNNNNNNNNNNNNNNNNNNNNNNNNNNNNNNNNNNNNNNNNNNNNNNNNNNNNNNNNNNNNNNNNNNNNNNNNNNNNNNNNNNNNNNNNNNNNNNNNNNNNNNNNNNNNNNNNNNNNNNNNNNNNNNNNNNNNNNNNNNNNNNNNNNNNNNNNNNNNNNNNNNNNNNNNNNNNNNNNNNNNNNNNNNNNNNNNNNNNNNNNNNNNNNNNNNNNNNNNNNNNNNNNNNNNNNNNNNNNNNNNNNNNNNNNNNNNNNNNNNNNNNNNNNNNNNNNNNNNNNNNNNNNNNNNNNNNNNNNNNNNNNNNNNNNNNNNNNNNNNNNNNNNNNNNNNNNNNNNNNNNNNNNNNNNNNNNNNNNNNNNNNNNNNNNNNNNNNNNNNNNNNNNNNNNNNNNNNNNNNNNNNNNNNNNNNNNNNNNNNNNNNNNNNNNNNNNNNNNNNNNNNNNNNNNNNNNNNNNNNNNNNNNNNNNNNNNNNNNNNNNNNNNNNNNNNNNNNNNNNNNNNNNNNNNNNNNNNNNNNNNGAATACCATatcatataccaaaaaaatttaaaatgtacaCTATATACCATATCAAATACCATAATACCAAAATTAAGGGATCAAAAAATTCGATTCGATATATACCATACTATTTCCACCCCTAGTGGattgagattttaggaaaaaattaattattttaattaattattagttgaTCAATAAAAAAAAGTCACATAATTAATCATTAGCGGTCAAATTAATCtgttaaataaaagggcaaaacagTCTTAATATATAGCGAGGACATTTCAGACCCAATAGGTAGATCAAAAGCATTTTTGCACTctttcaaatatttaaaagatattttagaccctttttcataaataaattaaaacaaagaaaGTAGTATTAAGTAATATTTCATCATAAAAAACAGTCTGTGAGTTGCTTAATACATTCCTtgtttagatttaaaaaaaaagaattcaaggtattgttttttatgatttgaatttgaCATTTGAGATGTTGTATAAATATTTTCAACTTCAAGCTTGAAATTTTGACTAAATTCTACTTAATAAGTTACTATTTTATCTAAATAATCTCTATTATCATTACCACCAACTATCACCATCAACCACTACtatcatttattaattttatcattAACTAACATCATTTTTTAACAACACCCacaatcaccaccaccaccatcaatctATCCCATAATTTGTTACTATTTGATTAACATAATACTAGGTTAATTTAGAGTTGTATTAGTTATAAACCACGTAAATATaggaattttctttttctttttcatatttgaaacccaaaatcccctaacccgacccgacccgaatCAATAATGAATTCGAGCGCTTCTCTTTATACCGTCCAAAATAGCAACTTTTAGATTTCTCTTTTTCCCCCAAATCCCAAATCGCTATTGGCTTCCATCACGCGCCGGCGAACAAGCACAGAAGCGAAACTACCAAATCAATCAACCGGCGATGGAGATGACAACGGCGGAAGGATCAGTAATTCATCAAGTTCTCGTTAAACTCCTCGACGGAAAACACAAAGCCCTAAATTTCACTACTCCATCCATTTCAACCCTAaccctaaaacacaaaatccaaaccctaacttcaattccTTCTCACCTTCAGCTCCTACTCCCTTCCAATTCATTCTACCCTCTTCGCGACCACCAAACCCTAAATCTCTCAACCGGGTCGACCCAAACACGAACGGTTGAGGTGCATTTGTTGCTCAGATTAAGGGGAGGTAAAGGAGGTTTCGGATCGTTGTTGAGAGGAGCGGCGACAAAGGCGGGGCAGAAGAAGACGAATAATTTTGACGCGTGTAGGGATATGAGTGGTAGGAGGTTGAGGCACGTGAATGCGGAGAAGAAGCTGGAGGAGTGGAGAGCGGAAGCGGAGGAGAGGAAATTGGAGAAGATGGCGGAGGATTTTCTTAAGAAGAACGCGAAGGAAGCTGCGAAAAAAGGGAATAAGGGTGCTAAAGGAGATAATACGGATAAGTATGTGCAGAAGTATAGGGAGGATTCAGCTAAGTGTATGGAGGGAGTGGAGAGGTCAGTTAGGGAATCGCTTAAGGGATTTGTGTCATCTAAAAGGAAGGGCGTTGAGCTCAATGAATCAGATTCCAAAAGGCTTAAGATATGGTAAGTCCTGTTGCGTTTTACTTTTGCATTCTTTTTGCTCTTTTTTGTTTAAGATAACTgatttgtttgaaagactcaaTTTTTAGTGTTGGAATGAGGAATGGTTATTGAGGGTTAGTACTGGAATGAGGAATGGTCATTGAGGATACGTGGGTGATCGAACTAGTTTGTAGTTTAGGTTAGCTGTTGTTTTATGTTGAATTGAGTTTCTCTCTGCAGAGCCATTGTCTTTAGTTGAACAATTGAATATCATTTGCGAAATAGAGAAGGATGCTTCCAATAGACCCTTAGCTTTTTCAGAACATGGTTTGAAAGAAATGAAAGAGTAAAAGCTATGAGAAAAATATTGAAGTAAGAAAAGTACAGGCTCCAAAAATACTAGAGATGaccaaagtaaaagaaacaatGATAGtaataaaattgaagaataagatAATGCATTAGATGATTGAATGCAAGTTGTAGAAATCATGTTCTTCTTTGATGATTGTTGATACACATTTTTTTGACATATTCCTTTTTGAGGAATTTTCTCATTTATTCAATAAACTTATTGCCTTGTAAAAAATGGAGTGATAACTCAAAGCTTGTGGTTTTTAGTAGGAAGGGTAAGAGGATAATGGGCGATAGTGATAGCGAGGAtctagatgatgatgatgacagtgaagaagaggaggaagagaaTGACAAATCAACTGTCATAGATAGTGGGCACAATTCAGATTCCAATGGAGAAGTAGAGGGAAGTTTGGATTCTGTGACTGGCAGAAAAGTTGATGGTGGTGCATCTGAGAGCGGTTCTGAGGAAGAAAAGGATACGCTTCTTCCAAAGAATCTTGAATCTGGTGAAGATGTCAATGTAAATGTAGTTCAGCATGAAGGTGAAAGTCTGTCACTCGCTTCAGACGGTCAAGAAAAAGTTGAGCAGAGTGTTGTTGCCTCTACTTTTGGCACTGATATTGCATCTGTAACTGAAAGTGTTCAAACAGAAAAGGAAGTTTCTGGTACTTGTGAGCCAATTGTCGTGGAAGCTAACTCTGTTGTGAAAGAAAATGATGTTGCAGAACCCAGTGATAATTTAAGCCCTATACAAGTTCCTCAAGAAGATGCAGTCTCAAAGGATTCTGACTTGGGAAAACCTTTGAATTTTGAGGAATTTAGTTCAGCGGCGGAACTTGAGGTATGCATATTCGCTGATATAGTATAGTTGATTTGATTCCATTGCTTAGTACATTTGTGTTGTTTATCTGTCATTACATACATATCCTTTAAGCCTTTTTCTACTCGTTTCAAGAATTTGTTCTCAAATTTGCAGGTTGTTAATCAAATTGAAATCACAGTTCTTCAACTTCTCTGTTTGGCTAATTCTTctct contains:
- the LOC107839321 gene encoding replication stress response regulator SDE2 isoform X1; amino-acid sequence: MEMTTAEGSVIHQVLVKLLDGKHKALNFTTPSISTLTLKHKIQTLTSIPSHLQLLLPSNSFYPLRDHQTLNLSTGSTQTRTVEVHLLLRLRGGKGGFGSLLRGAATKAGQKKTNNFDACRDMSGRRLRHVNAEKKLEEWRAEAEERKLEKMAEDFLKKNAKEAAKKGNKGAKGDNTDKYVQKYREDSAKCMEGVERSVRESLKGFVSSKRKGVELNESDSKRLKICRKGKRIMGDSDSEDLDDDDDSEEEEEENDKSTVIDSGHNSDSNGEVEGSLDSVTGRKVDGGASESGSEEEKDTLLPKNLESGEDVNVNVVQHEGESLSLASDGQEKVEQSVVASTFGTDIASVTESVQTEKEVSGTCEPIVVEANSVVKENDVAEPSDNLSPIQVPQEDAVSKDSDLGKPLNFEEFSSAAELEVLGMEKLKSELQACGLKCGGTLQERAARLFLLKTTPLEMLPKKLLAKK
- the LOC107839321 gene encoding replication stress response regulator SDE2 isoform X2 gives rise to the protein MEMTTAEGSVIHQVLVKLLDGKHKALNFTTPSISTLTLKHKIQTLTSIPSHLQLLLPSNSFYPLRDHQTLNLSTGSTQTRTVEVHLLLRLRGGKGGFGSLLRGAATKAGQKKTNNFDACRDMSGRRLRHVNAEKKLEEWRAEAEERKLEKMAEDFLKKNAKEAAKKGNKGAKGDNTDKYVQKYREDSAKCMEGVERSVRESLKGFVSSKRKGVELNESDSKRLKIWKGKRIMGDSDSEDLDDDDDSEEEEEENDKSTVIDSGHNSDSNGEVEGSLDSVTGRKVDGGASESGSEEEKDTLLPKNLESGEDVNVNVVQHEGESLSLASDGQEKVEQSVVASTFGTDIASVTESVQTEKEVSGTCEPIVVEANSVVKENDVAEPSDNLSPIQVPQEDAVSKDSDLGKPLNFEEFSSAAELEVLGMEKLKSELQACGLKCGGTLQERAARLFLLKTTPLEMLPKKLLAKK